Below is a window of Brachyspira hampsonii DNA.
ACATTATTTGCTGACAGCAGTAAAAAAGGACTTTATTTAAATTATGATAAGAATAAGACTATATTAACCATAGATAGAAAAGATGTAAAATTTGAAGGAATATCAGGGGCTGAAAAAATAAAGATAAAAATAGATTTATCATCTGATATTAGAATAATAGCTGATGTGTCCGTTATTGAAATATTTATTAATAAAGGAGAAAAATCATGTTCATTTACTGTTTATCCCTTAGGAGAAAATATTTTTATTGAAAATGATAAAGATATAAATATATACAATGTATACTAAAAACAAAAAAATTTTCATTAAAAATGATTTTTTGAATTTAAAATATTTGAAGGGATTGTTATAGAAAATACTAATATTAAAAACAAAATATAGTTATTTAGTCATATACTAAAACATTTTAAATAATTATCTATTTTCGGCTCTAAATTTAGCAGGATCTGTAAATGGACGCCTTCCTTGAAACTTTGATAAATAAACTATATTGCTTGCTATATTTATAAAGCCGTTATCTCCGTATTTCATTATAGTTTCTTTTGCCTGCTTATCTTTCATCATATAATATGCTAAAGGCACATCATCTATAAATAAATGACATAATATACGCCCGAAAACATCATAAGAGGATACAAGCATACTCACATTTGAGGCATTATTAATTTTTTCTATAACATAGTTTTTTACATTAGTTCCATAATTTTGCTTTAATTCTGGGGCATCAACTCCTATGAATCTGTAATAATTATCTTTATATCTTATAGTGTCTCCATCTACCACTCTTATAGAATTTTTATCTAAGGCTGCTAAATATTTTGAGTTAATATTATTGGTGTCTATTTCTCTAAAGTCTTTATTTGTAATTGAAAGAAAGAGTTTTATATTATTACTGTCTCTTAGAGTTAAATATTCTTCTCTGTTTATATCATCAATATTCAAAACCACATGTATATAATGAATTTTAAAAAATCTAAGTTTATCAATTAGCTTATCATCACTAGCATAAACAATAATATTATTCTTAAAAAATAAACTATAAAAAATTAGTTTAAACTTGCCAATAAATTTTATACTAGGAAAATATTTGCTTATATATTTTTTATCTTCATCATTTTCAGCATATAGAACATAAACTTTATCTCTGTTTTTTATATAATCATATATAATGCTTGTTTTATTATTTTCTATCATGCTCACTATTGATTTTAAGTCTATAATTAAATCTTTGCTTTCTTTAAGATTAGAAGTCTTTATTATAAAAATAAAAACGAATATTATTATTACAGTATAAATACAAGATTTTATAATCTTTTCATTTTTTTGATTAGAAGTTCGCATTTAGCTTTTATATCCTCAGAAGATACTATCTCTGTAAGCATACATAAACTCATAGCTTTATGCTCTATAAGTAAATCCATATTATTTAATTTTATACCGCCTATACAGACAAAAGGAATATCCAAATTATTAACCACATAATCAAGATAATTGATTCCTGTAGCTTCATTAGCATCAGGTTTTGTATTAGTTGAAAAAATAGGACCTATTCCTATATAATCAGCAGAAGTATTAACTGACTCTTCAGCCTGTTTTTCATTAGTAGTAGAAAGTCCTATAATTTTTTCAAATCCTACAATTTTTCTCACAACTTCAATAGGCATGTCTTTTTGTCCTATATGTACTCCGTCAGCTTCAACAGCAATAGCCAAATCAGCATAATCATCTATTATAAATAAAGCATCGTATTCTTTTGTAAGCTCTCTAATTTTTAAGCATTCCTCATATTTTTCACGCATATATTTATTAGGATTATCTTTTTCTCTGTACTGTATAATTTTTATTCCAGCTTCTAACATAGATTTTACAACTTCTACATTATTTCTGCCGTTAGAAAAATCTTCTGCCGTTACACAGTATATACTGTCTTTAAAATATCTGTCTTTTAATATTTCTCTTCTTTTTTTATGTCAGTTAAATTTTTAATATCTTTCATAAAATGATTCCTAAAATTTATTTGTTACATTTTAGTATAACTTAATATTTTTTTCAAATTATAAAATTATTCGCACGCAGAGTAAAATAATAAATATTAATAAATTAACATTCATACTTTTTTAATAGACAAAAATAAATTAACCGTGCGTTAAATAAAATTCTAAAACTAATAAAAACTTGGGTGGGGGCTAAAAATTCTAATTTAAGCAGCAAAATAAATTAAAACTAAAATATGAAAGTAAAATAATGAGTAATAAAGGGCGGGGAATGAAAATTAAATTTTTTGCTTTATTTTCATTCCCACCCTCTAGACTTTCTAAACTCACTGTTATTTTTGTATTATTTTTCTTTTTAGTTTTATCTGTTATTTTAACTGCCCGCCCAAGATTTTTTTAAATTTAATGCATATTCACCGCACGCAGAATAAAATTATAAATATAAATTCATTAATAATAACATAATAATTAAATATAAGATTTCATTTACCGTGCGTTATTTATATTTAGGAAGCCAATTACCATGCTCTTTTATCAAATCATCGCATAATGAAACTATATCATCTATCGATAATTCTGAAGATGTATGAGGATCCATCATAGCCGCATGATATATATGTTCCAGCTTTTTAGTTACATGGGCTTCTATTGTAATGAGCTGAACATTTATACTAGTCATATTCATAGCAGCTAATTGAACAGGTAATTTACCAACATAAGTAGGCTGTACTCCGTTAGAATCAACAAGACAAGGTACTTCTACACATGCATTTCTATCTAAATTTTCTATAACTCCATTATTAAGAATATTACCTCCTATTTTATAA
It encodes the following:
- a CDS encoding thermonuclease family protein; translated protein: MRTSNQKNEKIIKSCIYTVIIIFVFIFIIKTSNLKESKDLIIDLKSIVSMIENNKTSIIYDYIKNRDKVYVLYAENDEDKKYISKYFPSIKFIGKFKLIFYSLFFKNNIIVYASDDKLIDKLRFFKIHYIHVVLNIDDINREEYLTLRDSNNIKLFLSITNKDFREIDTNNINSKYLAALDKNSIRVVDGDTIRYKDNYYRFIGVDAPELKQNYGTNVKNYVIEKINNASNVSMLVSSYDVFGRILCHLFIDDVPLAYYMMKDKQAKETIMKYGDNGFINIASNIVYLSKFQGRRPFTDPAKFRAENR